Proteins encoded together in one Drosophila albomicans strain 15112-1751.03 chromosome 2R, ASM965048v2, whole genome shotgun sequence window:
- the LOC117573550 gene encoding sorbitol dehydrogenase-like, with the protein MAKDNLTAVLHGIEDLRLEQRPIPTISDDEVLIAMDSVGICGSDVHYMTHGRIGHFVLTKPMIIGHESAGVVAKVGSKVKHLAVGDRVAIEPGVPCSKCELCKQGKYNLCADMVFCATPPYDGNLTRYYKQAANFCYKLPDHVTMEEAALLEPLSVGVHACRRANVGLGSKVLILGAGPIGLVTLISAQFLGATEILITDLVQDRLDVAKELGATHTLLLNREDSAEAVAERIRQTMSEEPDRAIDCCGAESSTRQAIFATRSGGVVVIVGMGAAEVKIPLFNALAREVDIRGVFRYCNDYPGALALVASGKINVKRLVTHHFDITETAKAFETARYGLGGAIKVMIHVQPRDTNNPVKF; encoded by the exons ATGGCTAAGGATAATCTGACTGCTGTATTACATGGTATTGAGGACTTGCGTTTG GAACAACGTCCCATACCGACAATTTCCGATGATG AGGTTTTGATTGCCATGGACAGCGTTGGCATTTGCGGATCAGATGTCCATTATATGACACATGGACGCATCGGGCACTTTGTATTGACTAAACCCATGATCATTGGCCACGAAAGCGCTGGCGTTGTAGCTAAAGTTGGCAGCAAAGTGAAGCATCTAGCTGTGGGTGATCGAGTTGCAATTGAACCTGGAGTCCCTTGCTCGAAGTGTGAGCTGTGCAAGCAGGGCAAATACAATCTCTGCGCTGACATGGTGTTCTGTGCCACGCCCCCCTACGATGGCAATTTAACCCGCTATTACAAACAAGCAGCAAACTTCTGCTACAAACTGCCCGATCATGTCACCATGGAAGAGGCCGCCTTGTTGGAACCTCTGTCGGTTGGTGTCCACGCTTGTCGTCGCGCTAACGTTGGACTTGGCTCTAAGGTGCTGATCCTCGGCGCTGGACCTATTGGATTGGTTACACTGATC TCTGCACAATTTTTGGGAGCAACAGAGATTTTAATTACGGATCTGGTGCAAGATCGACTGGATGTGGCCAAAGAACTGGGAGCCACTCACACGCTGCTGCTTAACCGTGAAGATTCTGCCGAAGCTGTGGCGGAGCGCATTCGTCAAACAATGAGCGAAGAGCCCGATAGAGCTATTGATTGCTGTGGAGCCGAGAGCAGCACTCGCCAGGCGATCTTT GCTACCCGATCTGGAGGAGTGGTAGTTATTGTGGGCATGGGTGCAGCAGAAGTAAAAATCCCACTCTTTAATGCGTTGGCTCGTGAGGTGGACATTCGAGGAGTTTTCCGTTACTGCAATGA TTATCCTGGTGCTTTGGCTCTGGTGGCATCCGGTAAGATAAACGTAAAGCGATTGGTAACGCATCACTTTGATATCACAGAGACTGCCAAGGCCTTCGAGACAGCTCGTTATGGTCTGGGCGGAGCGATCAAGGTTATGATACATGTCCAGCCAAGGGACACAAACAATCCTGTCAAATTTTAG
- the LOC117573547 gene encoding uncharacterized protein LOC117573547 has product MVGKTAMSAAEVTTTSTKERPVFIPPRKRQQNKAEAKKQNYVDHIVNVQQNRAKLSPSNPGLEEELLKSKLIIKNKQPLPQLPGCDPGAGGPQDTIASTHSASSTQHSNKSARSANNLNELHNFESISQGTKSTSQRHESSTVTPSSCCYSESSLDAKLSKSQDCLSLSNRSSSKKRVNIRTSDLPVHVRSQRASPDIANYEDLESGETSVLNTYDQSLERYQARKAGDGTNNYLTMTGTIKRGRKKGQSIDLQINISREELEQLNAHAMANESHKGRNLCCTCSCGIGLHIFLISLLCLPFVTIISAVYSFYIGTLTWYNMFNYYCEEKSYLHKIFVTPVLFLAYPLVIILCTFGLGLYSGFRQLSLQYSSWVNDITDIEKGFYGWLCGFLHMPDCSPYEVVILTDICVAPQDPQRLHINKPRQELSM; this is encoded by the exons ATGGTGGGCAAAACCGCCATGAGTGCGGCGGAagtgacaacaacatcaacaaaggAACGCCCTGTTTTCATACCGCCACGTAAACgtcaacaaaacaaagcagagGCCAAGAAGCAAAATTATGTGGATCACATAGTTAATGTGCAA CAAAATCGAGCCAAACTCTCGCCCTCCAATCCGGGTCTCGAGGAGGAGTTGCTCAAGTCAAAATTGATTATCAAGAACAAGCAGCCACTGCCTCAACTGCCGGGTTGCGATCCAGGAGCAGGAGGCCCACAAGACACCATTGCCAGCACACACTCGGCCAGCTCTacgcaacacagcaacaaatcGGCAAGATCAGCGAACAATCTGAATGAGTTGCACAACTTTGAATCCATTTCGCAGGGCACTAAGTCAACGTCACAGCGCCACGAGAGCAGCACTGTGACGCCCAGCAGCTGTTGCTACTCGGAGAGTAGTCTGGATGCCAAGCTCAGCAAGTCACAGGATTGTCTCAGTCTCAGCAATCGCTCGTCGTCCAAAAAGCGCGTCAACATACGCACTTCGGATCTGCCGGTACATGTCCGTAGTCAGCGTGCCTCACCCGACATTGCCAACTATGAGGATCTGGAGTCGGGCGAGACCAGTGTGCTCAATACGTACGATCAGAGCTTGGAGCGTTATCAGGCACGCAAAGCGGGCGATGGCACCAACAACTATTTGACCATGACTGGCACCATTAAGCGGGGTCGCAAAAAGGGTCAATCGATTGACCTGCAGATCAACATTAGTCGCGAGGAGTTGGAGCAGTTGAATGCCCATGCCATGGCAAATGAATCTCACAAGGGACGCAATCTGTGCTGCACTTGCAGCTGCGGCATTGGACTGCACATCTTTCTTATCTCGCTGCTCTGCTTGCCCTTTGTGACGATCATATCAGCCGTGTACTCATTTTACATTGGCACTCTGACCTGGTACAATATGTTCAACTATTACTGCGAGGAGAAGTCGTATCTGCACAAGATCTTTGTCACTCCGGTGCTGTTTCTAGCATATCCGCTCGTCATAATTCTTTGCACCTTTGGCCTTGGCTTGTACTCGGGCTTCCGGCAACTGAGTTTGCAATATAGCAGCTGGGTGAACGACATCACAGACATTGAAAAGGGTTTCTATGGCTGGTTATGTGGCTTTCTGCACATGCCCGATTGCAGTCCCTATGAGGTGGTCATACTAACCGACATTTGTGTCGCTCCGCAGGATCCACAACGTTTGCATATTAACAAACCCAGGCAAGAGTTGTCCATGTAA
- the LOC117573551 gene encoding tetraspanin-33, whose product MSNHRYHGGGSYMHPRMYPHHFTYVSSCVKYLIFLLNFLFWLFGGLLMAIGIYAFMDKLKDGNGWVRLETIYDVIFNISLVMIIAGIVIFVVSFAGCLGALRENTCLLKFYSMCLLVFFLMEMAIAIICFVFPQNMNSFLELQFTDKIIHSYRDDSDLQNFIDFAQQEFKCCGLSNAGYQDWSKNEYFNCSSPSVEKCGVPYSCCINATDISSGLVNIMCGYGVQEHSVAAASKRIWTSGCIEIVRVWAERNLYVIAGVALGIALLQLFVIYLAKTLEGQIEMQKSRWS is encoded by the exons ATGAGTAACCACAGATATCACGGCGGCGGCAGTTACATGCACCCGAGAATGTATCCACATCATTTTACATACGTTTCCAGCTGTGTGAAATATTTGATCTTTTTGCTGAACTTTTTGTTCTGGCTGTTTGGAGGTCTCTTGATGGCCATTGGTATCTATGCGTTCATGGACAAGCTTAAGGATGGAAATGGATGGGTTCGGCTTGAGACAATCTACGATGTCATCTTTAACATATCCCTAGTTATGATCATCGCAGGCATTGTGATATTTGTGGTCAGCTTTGCGGGTTGCCTGGGCGCTCTAAGGGAGAACACTTGTTTGCTCAAATTCTACTCGATGTGCCTGCTAGTCTTCTTTCTTATGGAAATGGCCATAG ccATCATTTGCTTTGTCTTCCCTCAAAACATGAATTCATTCCTGGAGCTGCAGTTTACGGACAAGATTATACATTCCTATCGCGACGACTCGGATCTTCAGAATTTCATCGATTTTGCACAGCAGGAGTTCAAGTGCTGTGGCCTCAGCAATGCAGGTTATCAGGATTGGA gcaaaaatgaatatttcaacTGTTCTTCGCCGTCGGTAGAGAAGTGTGGCGTGCCCTACAGTTGCTGCATAAATGCTACGGACATAAGCTCTGGCCTAGTCAACATTATGTGCGGCTATGGAGTGCAAGAGCATTCGGTGGCGGCGGCCAGCAAACGCATATGGACTAGCGGCTGCATTGAGATCGTGCGAGTTTGGGCCGAACGCAATCTGTATGTGATCGCTGGCGTTGCTTTAGGTATTGCGCTATTGcagttgtttgttatttatttggccAAGACTCTGGAGggtcaaattgaaatgcaaaagtcGCGCTGGTCGTGA
- the LOC117573548 gene encoding alcohol dehydrogenase class-3: MSATEGKVITCKAAVAWEAKKPLVIEEIEVAPPKAHEVRIKITATGVCHTDAFTLSGADPEGLFPSVLGHEGAGIVESVGEGVTNFKAGDHVIALYIPQCNECKFCLSGKTNLCQKIRVTQGAGVMPDGSSRFTCKGKQLYHFMGTSTFSEYTVVADISLTKVNETAPLEKVCLLGCGISTGYGAALNTAKVEPGSTCAVWGLGAVGLAVGLGCKKAGAGKVYGIDINPDKFELAKKFGFTDFVNPKDVADKGAIQNYLIDLTDGGFDYTFECIGNVNTMRAALEATHKGWGTSVVIGVAGAGQEISTRPFQLVVGRVWKGSAFGGWRSVSDVPRLVEDYLKKDLLVDEFITHEMPLSEINEAFDLMHKGESIRSIIKY; this comes from the exons ATGTCGGCTACAGAAGGAAAA GTAATCACATGCAAGGCGGCGGTTGCCTGGGAGGCGAAGAAACCACTTGTTATTGAGGAAATCGAAGTCGCCCCACCAAAAGCTCATGAA GTGCGGATCAAGATTACGGCAACCGGCGTTTGCCACACGGATGCCTTCACCTTGAGTGGTGCCGATCCTGAGGGTCTGTTTCCCTCGGTGCTGGGCCACGAGGGCGCCGGCATTGTAGAGAGCGTTGGGGAGGGCGTGACCAATTTCAAGGCAGGCGATCATGTTATTGCTTTGTATATTCCACAGTGCAACGAGTGCAAGTTTTGCCTAAGCGGCAAGACGAATCTCTGCCAGAAGATTCGCGTTACCCAGGGCGCTGGTGTGATGCCCGATGGAAGCAGCCGTTTCACATGCAAGGGCAAACAGTTGTACCACTTCATGGGCACATCCACGTTTTCGGAGTACACTGTCGTGGCAGACATTTCGCTGACCAAAGTTAATGAGACTGCGCCTCTGGAGAAGGTGTGTCTGCTGGGCTGCGGCATTTCCACTGGCTACGGCGCAGCTCTGAATACTGCTAAG GTTGAACCCGGCAGCACGTGTGCCGTCTGGGGATTGGGTGCAGTTGGCTTGGCTGTGGGACTGGGTTGTAAGAAGGCCGGCGCTGGCAAGGTCTATGGCATTGATATCAATCCTGACAAATTCGAGTTGGCCAAAAAATTCGGCTTCACCGATTTCGTCAATCCCAAAGATGTGGCTGACAAGGGTGCCattcaaaactatttaattgaTCTAACTGATGGTGGCTTCGATTACACTTTCGAATGTATTGGTAATGTGAACACTATGCGTGCTGCCCTGGAGGCCACACACAAAGGCTGGGGCACCTCAGTTGTCATCGGTGTCGCAGGCGCAGGCCAAGAAATTTCAACTCGGCCCTTCCAATTGGTTGTGGGTCGCGTGTGGAAGGGATCTGCCTTTGGTGGATGGCGTTCAGTTAGCGATGTTCCGCGCCTTGTGGAGGATTATTTGAAGAAGGATCTGCTGGTTGATGAGTTCATTACCCATGAAATGCCATTGTCTGAAATCAATGAGGCTTTTGATCTGATGCACAAAGGCGAAAGTATTCGCAGCATTATCAAGTACTAA
- the LOC117573544 gene encoding sorbitol dehydrogenase-like, which translates to MSALSSRLLRSYNDLWRISPSHIMRNFYGRENGTGLDNIIKKQENCFAKRDQGTQINMIRSLSVWQRNYFNSRCKSDKCKQDNLTAVLHGIEDLRLEQRPIPTISEDEVLIAMDCVGICGSDIHYWVNGRIGHFVLTKPMIIGHESSGVITKVGSRVRNLVVGDRVAMEPGIPCGKCELCKIGKYNLCPDMVFCATPPYDGNLTRYYKQAAHFCFKLPDHVTMEEGALLEPLSVGVHACRRADVGLGSKLLILGAGTIGLVSLIAAQSMGATEIMITDLLQDRLNIAEELGATHTLLLKRDDSLEEILECVRQTMNGEPDKSIDCCGAESSTRLAIMATRSGGVVVVVGMGAEEMKLPLLNALIREVDIRGVFRYCNDYAGALALVASGQANVKRLVTHHFDITETEKAFETSRCGLGGPIKVMIHVQPRDTNNPVKF; encoded by the exons ATGAGTGCTTTATCGTCGAGATTGTTACGTAGTTATAATGATTTGTGGCGTATTAGCCCATCACATATAATGAGAAACTTTTATGGCCGAGAAAATGGAACTGGACTTGATAATATAATcaagaaacaagaaaattgttttgcaaaacGTGACCAGGGAACACAAATCAATATGATCCGATCGCTGTCGGTGTGGCAGAGGAATTATTTCAATTCTAGATGCAAAAGCGATAAGTGTAAGCAG gATAACCTGACGGCTGTATTACATGGCATTGAAGACCTTCGTttg GAACAACGTCCAATACCGACAATATCCGAAGATG AAGTGTTGATAGCCATGGACTGTGTAGGCATTTGTGGATCAGATATCCATTATTGGGTAAATGGACGTATTGGCCACTTTGTGTTGACCAAACCCATGATCATTGGCCATGAAAGCTCTGGCGTTATAACCAAAGTTGGTAGCAGAGTTCGCAATTTAGTTGTAGGCGATCGAGTGGCAATGGAGCCAGGCATTCCCTGTGGCAAATGCGAACTGTGCAAAATTGGCAAGTATAACCTCTGTCCCGATATGGTCTTCTGTGCCACGCCTCCATACGACGGTAATCTGACTCGGTATTACAAGCAAGCCGCTCATTTCTGCTTCAAGCTTCCCGATCATGTCACGATGGAAGAAGGTGCTTTGCTGGAACCTCTGTCGGTTGGCGTTCATGCCTGTCGTCGGGCTGATGTTGGACTTGGCTCAAAGCTGCTGATCCTTGGCGCAGGAACTATTGGATTGGTGTCACTAATC GCTGCACAATCTATGGGTGCAACGGAGATTATGATAACGGATTTGCTTCAAGATCGTCTGAATATTGCCGAAGAGCTGGGAGCTACTCACACACTGCTGCTTAAGCGCGATGATTCTCTCGAAGAAATATTGGAGTGCGTTCGTCAAACTATGAATGGAGAGCCCGACAAATCAATCGATTGTTGTGGGGCCGAAAGTAGCACACGCCTCGCTATCATG GCAACACGATCTGGCggagttgttgtagttgtgggCATGGGAGCAGAAGAAATGAAGCTTCCTCTTCTGAATGCGTTGATTCGTGAAGTGGATATTCGCGGAGTTTTTCGATACTGCAACGA CTATGCTGGCGCTTTAGCTCTAGTTGCATCCGGGCAGGCAAATGTGAAGCGTCTTGTTACCCATCATTTTGATATAACAGAAACTGAGAAGGCTTTTGAAACATCACGCTGTGGTCTTGGCGGGCCTATCAAAGTTATGATTCACGTCCAGCCAAGGGACACAAACAACCCtgtcaaattttaa